The Dehalogenimonas sp. 4OHTPN genome window below encodes:
- a CDS encoding AraC family transcriptional regulator, protein MENREKVLAVRRMQQFMERRLQEPITLYQLAQAAGYSPFYSARIFKEVTGKTAFEYIRAMRLSAAAAKLAGGDCKVIDVAFDFVFESHEGFTRAFSKEFGVAPSEFRRRKTPLRLFLPSRDSNYYLNRQKGEPDMGKSNCNTVFVQVIDRPERKLILKRGTKATHYFEYCEEVGCEVWDTLSNIKDALYEPMGMWLPDNLILPGTSVYAQGVEMPSSYQGPVPDGFEMISLPACKMMVFQGPPYDDSKFEDAISDLWEVMKTYDPSIYGFEWADNDGPRFQLEPMGYRGYIEARPVRQLNPKPGS, encoded by the coding sequence ATGGAGAACCGAGAAAAGGTACTAGCTGTCCGGCGGATGCAGCAGTTCATGGAGCGGCGACTGCAGGAGCCGATTACGCTGTATCAACTGGCTCAGGCGGCTGGTTACTCTCCGTTTTATTCGGCAAGGATTTTCAAGGAGGTGACCGGCAAGACGGCGTTCGAATACATCCGGGCGATGCGCCTGTCGGCGGCCGCCGCCAAGCTAGCTGGCGGTGACTGCAAGGTAATAGACGTCGCCTTTGATTTCGTATTCGAATCGCATGAAGGTTTTACCCGGGCTTTCTCAAAGGAGTTCGGCGTGGCGCCGAGCGAGTTCCGCCGGCGAAAGACGCCGCTGAGACTGTTCTTGCCCTCTCGCGACTCCAACTACTATCTCAACAGACAAAAAGGAGAACCTGACATGGGAAAGAGCAATTGTAATACCGTCTTCGTCCAGGTAATTGATCGGCCTGAACGCAAGTTGATACTGAAGCGCGGCACAAAGGCAACTCATTACTTTGAATACTGTGAAGAGGTAGGGTGTGAGGTTTGGGATACTCTCAGCAACATCAAAGACGCGCTATATGAGCCAATGGGGATGTGGCTGCCCGACAACCTGATCCTGCCCGGGACCTCCGTTTACGCTCAAGGCGTTGAAATGCCGAGTTCTTATCAGGGTCCTGTGCCTGATGGTTTTGAAATGATTTCCCTTCCGGCGTGTAAGATGATGGTATTTCAAGGGCCGCCGTATGATGATTCGAAGTTCGAGGACGCGATCAGTGATTTGTGGGAGGTAATGAAAACCTACGACCCAAGTATCTATGGCTTTGAATGGGCTGATAATGACGGTCCACGCTTCCAGCTTGAGCCGATGGGCTACCGGGGCTACATCGAAGCCAGACCTGTCAGGCAGTTGAATCCGAAGCCGGGGTCGTGA
- a CDS encoding acetyl-CoA carboxylase biotin carboxylase subunit has product MISKVLVANRGEIAVRVMRACRELGINTVAVYSEADKDAFHAKYADEAYLLGPAPATLSYLNMDKIIEIAKASKAEAIHPGYGFLSENAAFARACEQAKIIFIGPPARVLEVTGNKIAAREEAVKAGVPVVPGTGECPADFCQLQDDLGEIGYPMIVKPAGGGGGIGMVIARSDSDLQRALTLSPQMAKKSFGIASVYIEKYIEHPRHIEFQILADSQGNVIHLGERECSIQRFHSKVIEESPSPALTPELRAEMGGAAVRLARAIKYVGAGTVEFIFSEGRYYFLEVNARIQVEHPVTEMVTGVDLVKEQINVAAGLSLSIRQEDVKTRGWAIECRINAEDPIRNFMPSPGTITGYRSPGGIGIRVDSGIYTGYTIPDCYHPMISKLVAWGKDRNDAIMRMRRALYEYVILGVSTNLVLHKAIMENPRFVSGDLDTDFITREVGLLADMQRIKERDKAITERLSTIFVRPK; this is encoded by the coding sequence ATGATCAGCAAAGTCCTCGTGGCCAATAGAGGCGAAATTGCCGTCCGCGTCATGCGCGCCTGCCGCGAACTTGGCATAAACACCGTGGCCGTCTACTCCGAAGCGGACAAAGATGCCTTCCACGCCAAGTACGCTGACGAAGCCTATCTTCTGGGCCCGGCGCCGGCTACGCTGTCCTATCTGAACATGGATAAAATCATCGAGATCGCTAAAGCCAGCAAAGCCGAAGCGATCCATCCCGGCTACGGTTTCCTGTCGGAGAACGCCGCCTTCGCCCGCGCCTGCGAACAGGCCAAGATAATCTTCATCGGCCCGCCAGCCAGGGTGCTGGAAGTCACCGGCAACAAGATCGCCGCCCGCGAGGAAGCGGTCAAAGCCGGGGTGCCGGTGGTGCCCGGCACCGGCGAATGCCCGGCGGACTTTTGCCAGCTTCAGGACGACCTGGGTGAGATCGGCTACCCGATGATCGTCAAACCGGCCGGCGGCGGCGGCGGCATCGGCATGGTCATCGCCCGGTCGGACAGCGATTTGCAGCGCGCCCTGACCCTTTCGCCCCAGATGGCTAAGAAGAGTTTCGGCATTGCCAGCGTCTACATCGAAAAATACATCGAACACCCGCGCCACATCGAGTTCCAGATCCTGGCCGATTCCCAGGGCAATGTCATTCACCTCGGCGAGCGGGAATGCTCCATACAGCGCTTCCATTCCAAGGTCATCGAGGAATCGCCCTCGCCGGCGCTCACCCCTGAACTCAGGGCGGAGATGGGCGGCGCGGCGGTGCGCCTTGCCCGGGCCATCAAGTATGTCGGCGCCGGCACGGTGGAGTTCATCTTTTCCGAGGGCCGCTACTATTTTCTGGAGGTAAATGCCCGAATCCAGGTGGAGCACCCGGTGACGGAGATGGTCACCGGCGTTGACCTGGTCAAGGAACAGATCAATGTCGCCGCTGGCCTGTCGCTCTCCATCAGGCAGGAAGACGTCAAAACCCGCGGCTGGGCCATTGAATGCCGCATCAACGCCGAGGACCCCATCCGCAACTTCATGCCGTCGCCCGGCACCATTACCGGCTACCGCTCGCCCGGCGGCATCGGCATCAGGGTAGATTCGGGGATTTATACCGGGTACACCATTCCGGACTGCTATCACCCGATGATTTCCAAGCTGGTAGCCTGGGGTAAAGACCGCAATGACGCCATCATGCGCATGCGCCGGGCGCTTTATGAGTATGTAATCCTGGGCGTGAGCACCAATTTGGTACTCCACAAAGCTATTATGGAAAATCCGCGTTTCGTCTCCGGTGATCTGGACACCGATTTCATCACCCGCGAAGTTGGACTGCTGGCCGACATGCAGCGCATCAAAGAGCGGGACAAGGCCATCACCGAGCGGTTGTCGACCATCTTCGTCCGCCCGAAGTAG
- a CDS encoding PIG-L family deacetylase, producing the protein MPGDRVLLFIGAHPDDESFGPGATLAHYALKGVKVYYACATRGEAGTIDPQFFMSGLVDSGDVRWAELQCAGRALGLSAIFHLGYRDSGMAGSADNQNPQALVNAPVEQVAGRIVRIIREIKPQVILTHDPCGDYGHPDHVAVNRAAVEAFQAAGDHMRYPEAGPPFQPSKLYFSVFSRRLLKLAVRLLPLLGQNPEKFGRNKDIDLTRLTGECLPVHARVKLDRAAFNARGEASACHRSQLYGGGGPPRAGILGLIEKIIGRRDSFSRAFPPAATRTVEHDLFEGLDQDSRAR; encoded by the coding sequence ATGCCTGGTGACAGAGTTCTACTCTTTATCGGCGCCCACCCAGACGACGAGAGCTTCGGGCCGGGAGCGACACTGGCGCATTACGCGCTCAAAGGCGTCAAAGTCTATTACGCCTGTGCCACTCGAGGAGAGGCCGGCACCATCGACCCGCAGTTCTTCATGTCGGGACTTGTCGACTCCGGGGACGTACGCTGGGCAGAGCTTCAATGTGCCGGTAGGGCTCTTGGCCTTTCGGCAATCTTCCACCTGGGCTATCGGGACTCCGGCATGGCGGGCAGCGCCGATAATCAAAACCCGCAGGCGCTGGTCAACGCTCCAGTCGAACAGGTTGCCGGGCGTATCGTTAGAATCATCCGGGAGATTAAACCCCAGGTAATCCTTACCCACGACCCCTGCGGCGACTACGGTCATCCGGATCACGTGGCGGTTAATCGCGCCGCCGTTGAAGCCTTCCAAGCCGCCGGCGACCACATGCGCTACCCGGAGGCCGGACCGCCGTTTCAGCCTTCGAAGCTCTACTTCAGCGTCTTCTCTCGGCGGTTGTTGAAGCTGGCGGTCAGACTTCTACCGCTTCTTGGCCAAAACCCTGAAAAATTCGGCCGGAATAAAGATATCGACCTGACCAGACTCACCGGCGAGTGTCTGCCTGTACATGCCAGGGTCAAATTGGACCGGGCGGCGTTTAACGCCCGGGGTGAAGCCTCTGCCTGTCACCGCAGCCAACTCTACGGCGGCGGCGGCCCGCCTCGCGCCGGCATCTTGGGTCTGATCGAAAAGATTATCGGGCGCAGGGATTCTTTCAGCCGCGCCTTCCCGCCGGCGGCGACACGAACGGTCGAACATGACTTGTTTGAAGGACTAGATCAGGACAGCAGAGCACGGTAA
- the glgA gene encoding glycogen synthase GlgA, producing MIAATGINQLKVTIAASEITPFAKTGGLADAVAALSASLAANGCQVNLVMPAYRGIIKTSINDAQYVADIEFKTTGQVLPAAIHRSSIGPSQDIYFIRCDEFFDRAGLYGESGIDYPDNDRRFALFSRAVLEVAGLTGSRIIHVNDWHAAPAAAILKLQPERYPGLSAARTLLTIHNLAYQGHFARDLWPSLGLDPAAFYPAFEFYGGINFLKSGLELADRLTTVSPTYTREVTYEGCGFGLEGVLRARAASFSGIVNGVDYNLWNPENDRYLVQRYSAADLSGKAACKKAIQHYYGLEEDPAAPVAAVVSRLADGKGMDLIREILNNLIGSGAQFILLGNGSRDLEDFFRPLPSMYPGRAGAVIGFDDGLAHRTIAGADMLLMPSKREPCGLTQLYALKYGTIPIVRRTGGLADTVKPAGGDRGDGFLFDEYSGAALWEAVNRARTWFEDRLAWQSLMRRGMLADHSWSRSMHEYLRIYRALLS from the coding sequence ATGATAGCCGCTACAGGCATCAACCAGCTTAAGGTCACCATAGCCGCGTCTGAAATAACGCCATTTGCCAAAACCGGCGGACTAGCAGATGCGGTCGCAGCCCTGTCGGCATCCCTGGCAGCAAACGGCTGCCAGGTGAACCTGGTGATGCCGGCTTATCGGGGCATCATCAAAACGTCCATAAATGATGCGCAATACGTCGCCGACATCGAGTTCAAGACTACCGGGCAGGTGTTACCTGCCGCCATCCACCGCAGTTCGATCGGGCCTTCACAAGATATATATTTCATCCGCTGCGACGAGTTCTTTGATCGCGCCGGACTCTACGGGGAGTCCGGTATAGACTACCCGGACAACGACCGGCGTTTTGCGCTTTTCTCCAGGGCTGTGCTGGAGGTTGCCGGATTAACAGGGAGCCGGATTATCCACGTGAACGACTGGCACGCGGCGCCGGCGGCCGCTATCCTAAAACTTCAACCTGAACGCTATCCCGGCCTTTCCGCCGCGCGGACGTTGCTGACCATCCACAACCTTGCCTACCAGGGGCATTTCGCCCGCGACCTCTGGCCGTCGCTTGGACTCGATCCGGCTGCCTTTTACCCAGCGTTCGAGTTTTACGGCGGTATAAACTTTCTGAAATCCGGGCTGGAGCTCGCTGACCGCCTGACTACCGTCAGCCCGACCTACACTAGGGAAGTGACTTACGAAGGCTGCGGTTTCGGGCTGGAGGGTGTACTGCGGGCACGCGCCGCCAGTTTCTCAGGCATAGTGAACGGAGTAGATTACAACCTCTGGAACCCGGAAAACGACCGGTATTTAGTCCAACGTTATTCCGCGGCTGATCTAAGCGGCAAGGCAGCCTGTAAAAAAGCCATTCAGCACTATTACGGCCTCGAAGAAGACCCGGCGGCGCCGGTGGCGGCAGTGGTCTCCCGGTTAGCCGACGGCAAGGGTATGGACCTGATTAGAGAAATATTAAATAATCTCATCGGTTCCGGCGCCCAATTCATTCTCCTGGGCAACGGCAGTCGAGACCTGGAGGATTTTTTCCGCCCCTTGCCTTCGATGTATCCGGGCAGGGCTGGAGCGGTAATTGGTTTCGATGACGGTCTAGCCCATCGGACCATCGCCGGCGCTGACATGCTACTGATGCCGTCAAAGCGTGAGCCGTGTGGCTTAACGCAGCTGTATGCCCTTAAGTACGGCACCATTCCGATTGTACGGCGCACCGGTGGCCTGGCCGATACCGTGAAACCGGCGGGAGGCGACCGGGGCGACGGTTTTTTATTCGACGAATATTCCGGGGCCGCCCTTTGGGAAGCGGTAAACCGGGCGCGTACCTGGTTCGAGGATCGACTGGCCTGGCAATCGCTGATGCGCCGCGGCATGTTAGCCGACCATTCATGGTCCCGATCGATGCACGAGTACCTCCGGATTTACCGTGCTCTGCTGTCCTGA